Genomic DNA from Cloeon dipterum chromosome 3, ieCloDipt1.1, whole genome shotgun sequence:
aattgtgatgagttatgttttaattacaaaggCTTAGTTAAAAATGTAGCATTATCTGTTAATTTTAAGACGAAATCTACCCagaaaacgatttttaattgtaaaaaaatcgacaaaatatttttttaagagttttaCGGGATTAATTTGGGAAATATCAgaagcaatttcaaaattgaggtGTGTTTTGAATTCCCTCTCGCCGAGCCCGATCGAACTACGACCAAATTTGATGTCCTAGGTCAAGTTAAAAGATCATTTAAGTTAATTTCAgttaatagttaaaattttggaattttgaaatgtttaaaatatgctCAAAAGTTGTCTCATgacatttttgtgaaaatttcagagttttgTTGTCATtccttttcaagaaattagcgtcaaaatttcaaaaacccaaaattttcaacgttttaatttttttccaatatttgcaactccaaatctcgggttctaaccatcagaattaccAAACCTAcccaccgttcgactcgtctcttCCTCCCCTGactagctgaagggtttagaaAGTATTCGTCCCCATCCCTTTCAACCCCTgtgctacaattttaaaagcaacaaTGCTTCCTCAaggctaaataattttttaactccacTCTTTTACTAAgatcgatttatttattgaaaatataccTGGAGGAGAGTTTGGCTGACGTTCGTGCGACTGCATGAGCGTGACGGGCGGGGTTCGTGCGCCTCCGTGCATGGCTGCGAGGTCGGCGTCCGTGGTGGCGCCGGCGTTGCGCAACACCCTGTTGATGGACGACACGCTGGGGATGGTGAGGGGGTCGCATACCCTCTGCGACAGCAGCGACTCTCTGATCTCCCAGGCGAACAGGCCGGGGTTTTCCTGCTTCAGACGCAGAATCCGCTTCACAACCGTGGGTGTGGCCACTTGCTGCAAAAATCGGGCAAAAAGTCGTCAGTCGCACGCTCGACAGAATTTTCTGGGCCCACCCAGTCGATCCGTCCGATACGCTTTAAACGACCGGCGGCTACGTGGTTTAATCAGAATTAAGTGGCcactttttataaaatttaatgctttcgTAAGGTAACGTTTTTTATACCAGCAGTCGAGAAAATCCGCGAATACATAAAAAAACTAGGACGAACACatttcgtttttttctctttccgaAATTCAGCCTATTTGTCGCCGCGTTCTCAGTGGCGATAATTCATCTTAATGTCCGCATTCAAAGCGTAACCAGTTTAAAACCGGTCACGGTGCGCCAACCAAATGGCTTTGGAATTAGCAAGCGTGTCTGGAAAGAGCGACACACACCTGTGTGTGAGAGCAGCTTGGAGGGCCGTCTAATGAGTCCAAACAGTGATTGCAAATCTGATCGGCGCAGGTGTGCATTTAACCACTCAATCGGCTACGCTCGTTCCGAAGCAgcactgatttttatttgcatcttGCCATCACACCGTAAATAAAGCCATTTAGCAATCCTAGTTCGTTCCACCTTAGTGAGGTCGTAAAATCGCCAAACACGCTAGTTAGCAGCTTCCAGAATTTCACAGGACGGCCTGGCGTCTCAAATATCATAATCCTGTGTTCCGCGGCGTCAATCACTTGCCTTCCAGTGGCAGTAAAAGCGGCGGCGCGAAGAAagggtaaataataaatataaaaaaacgaaGTGCCTCCGCGCCCAGTTTATTATTCGTAATGACGGCCAAGTGGCCCGTGTAATCTTTTTCACGCACTCTGAATGGGGAGCGGCAGCTCCTGTCGATTCGCTTCATTTGTGTTAACCACTTCTCTGAACGAGTGATCTAGATATGACAGAGGATCTAATTAGACCGTTATTGCACTGATCAGAACattagaaaagaaatttataattatttttaaaaaaaaaatcacggcTAACCAGGATCGGGCCGGGGTTTTCGCCATTTTTTAGATTGACAGACACGATTGTCACGGGTTTCCCTATTTAATCTGTAAAAAAGTTACCTATCTCaggaatgtgtgtgtgtaaattCTGTGATGAATCAATCAACTTCTAACATTTCCTTCTATGCGATAAGAACAATTTGACACTGTGtcaagccgccaaagcaaaaacgagaAGTGATAtcctaattatttaataaattaacagaTTTACAGCATTAGGagattttcaaatgataatCCCTGCTGGGCGGCGGGCTTGTTGACAGAACTCTGCgccgaaatgcaaatttctaaTTCGATTCAAAGGCTGACACGGCGTAAATCTCTTGTTCACAGCAAATAAAGTGACAGCGGACCTTGACTCGAGCAGCGCACCTGCCATTTTATCCGCAAAAACTGGCAGATTAATTAACCCACCACCGAATGTgtgccttttttattcttactcGCACTCATTAgcgccaaataaaaatattcaccttTCACGAAGGTAgggcaaaaagtggaaaaagtgTGGCTCGTGTTGATTACAGCTAAGAAGTGTTAATTGCAGGTGGATATTCGTGATTGCGCTTTGAGACAGCCACTTTTAGACTTTTTTTAGCCCGCAGGTGTTTGAGTTGTTATTACTTTGCACGATTTGAATGCCATAAAAATTGTCAAGGAGGAGAGATCCATTTAGTAATGGATTCAAAGATTCAGACGTAcgcctgaaaatttcaacggcTGCTCCGAATTCGCGAGGGAACACGGCTTGAAGTTATTTCGCGAGACATCTCCATCAAATTTGACAGGCGGCAAAAAGCATTTCTCGTGAAATTGCCACTCGTCACCGGGCTGGACAAAAAAGAAACTGCCCTCTTTCTCGTCGACAGCGGGTAATGTCTCAATTGTCGAGGGGACGCAGGAATGCGGCGTCTCGTAATTGTAAGCTATTTATGCTGCAACGCAAATTACACGACCGATAAAAAGCATCAAATGGAACGCCgtttataaatatgaaattattattgctcacTGTGTTTAAGAGACAACAAAAAGCCGCGCCAGTACTCAAGGTCGGGGCAAAAAGCCGCTACAAGGCACCTGCGAAGctaatacataattattttgccagTGATGCCCAATTTTTCCGCGTAAATCATTTGATTCCGCAGCGAGTTTTTTTCACGTCGCCAACAACATGTGTTTTTCCCATTCGATTGTGagtaaattacattatttaattaattgactaCCGCTACTGAATACTAATTTAACAAGCAGCGTTACTTTGTAGCTAACATTAtcctctattattttttttctttcggtATCTAGTTAATTAGCTGAGCAATTTGCACTCGTGGATGGTAATTAACGCGGATTGCGCAAATATATGAcattcaactaaaatttttactttttcctgCTGTGTGTTTTTGCCATTATAATTTACAGCGTCttgcattaaatttcacgCACTTCTTGCCTTTCTGGATGCGGGTACCGAAATTTATGTCTCGCCATTAAAATCTTCACTGCTAGCCTACTCTTGGCTGTCCATTTTTTTCCGCAAGATCAAATTAGTGTTTCATGGTCAGACGCGAACAACACGCTTTTCGCTGCCGCTATTAATTAAACTCTTTTTGCTCGCACACGGCTGGACACATTTTTTCGGCTCAGGTGCTGCCGGAAGACTTAAAGAGAGAATTTTATGTTTGAGATACATAAGTTGATTTTAGTGCCCGAATTTTGTAGCTTACAGAACCAGAATTCTGAACGAAATAATCAGGCTGCTTTTCATCACTGCACGGCAAGGGgcataattaaaacttaattaacaattaatacCAAACGAGCACGCGCACAAGCAGACAATATTAGGTTTAATTGCAGGCGCGAGTcagcgtgtttttatttatttattgatccCAATCTCTCTCCGGCGCATCTTCTGCggtgtttattaattttgctttctaACGACTCGAGCAATTAATCATGGCTCCCTTTCCCTTGCCAGGGAGGCTTCGGCATCACGCACATAATACGAAAATAATCCTCTGCAGCCACAAACCATTATGCTTAATATCTGGCCTTTCCATCTCACACAAACACGGTGTACTCGGAATCCAATGAAAATGATTATGTTGCCGCTGGTGGCGATGgcattaaaacatttttatttgcatttgtgCGTCCCACGACTAGTCACGCTACCTCTATCTCCATCTATTTGCACCTGtccaaattttccattcacaAAACCGCATTCGTTTTCAAATCTGCTGCCAAACCGAACACTTGAAAAGAAATTCTAGCAACTTGGccttgttcaatttttatttgacacgTGTAAGATTGTGTTccgtgttaaaaaattgtatgtaCTCGGAGGCAGAAGCAGACGACGcattaataatgttttaactagcgaaaaatttaaaagtttttattgaGTTGTAGGGCgagtgattaaatttaatggctgAGCGTGCTGTACACCGTCTCTCGTGTTTCCATTCCGCCCTATGCTCGATAATTGGCAGTCATTACCTAGAAACCCTCATCGTTGAGAACCTGATTTTTACCTGGAGTGTCCCATTGAGACGGGCAAAAAGATGCATTCAGGAATACATATATTGATTCGACTCTACGGCAAGgcaattatttctaattgtaGCACTGACccattaattaaacaaaactgaaattgGCCGCAGTTAATGACAAAAACACACCTTGGTCTTGGAGCCACCAATGGCACCGGGTCGGATCGAGCCCGTTTCGTAGAATCTGGTCAGAATCTTGGACACGCAGCCGTGGGACACGAGCAGCTGTCGTGAGATGTCGCACGGCCGGACGCCGAGGAGGGCCAGCTCCACTATTCGGCGTCGGACGCAGTCTGGCAGCGGACGTCCGTTGACGAACACTCCGCCTAACTGGTTCACTCCGGCTTGGCCTGAAAAACAGCAAACCGTCAGTTCCACGGAAATGAGCAAATTTCTATGCGAATTGTGGGgcttatgaattttgttttactgcTGCGAGGCTGAAACAGCTGCTGATCTTtctttttaccatttttcggatattttttatataaaaaatctttttcgacgattctacggcgactGGCGATtgagcacatcaaaagaaagcatattaagtagCTGGATTAGgcctgaaatcgcagcgggagtgcctttaaattaaatttattaagaaaatatacTGTGGTTCCATCTGTTGgaggcttcgaacactaagggcttataaAAATGGTATATActtattagtttttaaacgttgaaagataaattttttggcATCTCTTACTATGGTAAATTTTTCCCGAAAGtgtatagatttttttaattctattaaaaGTGGCCACCCATTTGAATCAGTGCAGAATTAAAGTTTTATGGCCACGACCGCCAGCGTATTAAGTGCCACGAAAAGCGCAATAACAATAGTTTAGCGTGCTATGTGcacaataaaagcaatatGCATAGAGACGGAGAAGGAAAAAAGATAACATTTCAATCAAGCGCTCGAATTGCCTCGAAAGGTGGCCAATAAAGATTTTATCGGGCGAGCtctcaataaatttcagagcCATATCGCCGCGGCGATTAACTTCTCTTCACGGTGGTTTATGATCGCGCCTACAGCGCTGAAAGAGAGCAAAACACTCAGTCCGCAGTCGTAAATCCGACGCACTTaaggcaaattaattcatcaaaaGTTCTTTAatcctaataaaaaattcgaccgaatttaatattgaatctTTTGTTTACATTGTTTTCCTGATTATAGACATAGCGCCTTGTGATTTGCACACATTTGTCGAACAAAACGCgagcaatttttatgaaaaatcgCGCGGCGTGGTGTCGGCGCGTGTATAATTATAGCACCGAAAGTGCAGGCGGCCGAAAGCGGCGAGACCCGATTTGTGTCGAGcatctcattaaatttaattatataaacagTGAACACGACCGAGGAGGAGCAAAAGTGACAAGAGTGAACACCAGAAGTGAAAGAATAGCAtgagggaaaaattatatagctCGTTTGCACCGAAGTGTTATTATAATTTAGAGCCAACAAACAAATTGCAGCCTGCAGCCCTCGTTTCGAAAAAATCCGGGACCAAACTATTTGTTTTCGCACGTAATAATGCGCTAATTTATATTGTTCGCACCACTTAGCGATCGGACTGGAGGCGCTCTTCGGCAATTAGCGAAAAGCCAGCATTTCGAGgcggaagaggaaaaaatgtgtCTGCTTAATAGGTAATTTGATTTATCAGCCGTCAGACTCATGaagcatttcaaatttattacacaCAGCTCTCTCGGGTCGGTGCGCCGCCGCGCACGTGATTTATAAGTCGATTTTCCGCACCCAGCCAGCGGCTCTCCGATTTCGAAGCGCGCGGTGTTTTGAAACAGGTGTCGGCCTAATTGAAATCAGCGCATCCATCAACCGCAGACAAGCggacaaacaaaatttgaatcgcAAAATCGTTACACGCTTCTGACGTGCcatcagaaattcaaattggagAAACTGCGCGGTCGGTGCGTGTGCACGTGTTTGCCAAATTCGCTTCTTCGCAGCGTTCGCCGAGTGACCTCCCGTTCtggttataaaaaaaacgaaaatccTAAGCCACGCATTTACTCGGAAGGAATGAAGgtggaataataaatatcaataacAGATTAtggtaaaaaaggaaaaggcgatgatcaaaattagaatttggcTTTGCaagccaaaaatttagaacattttgCTTTGGTACGCAAACAGGAGCAAGAAACAGTTAAAATgctcgaaaattttaatttttttcgcttgatttgcgaattaatagagaaaattaccaaaattgtgaaataaatcgtggtcTTACAGTATGGAGACAATTCTTGATCAgcgtgcaaacttttgagccgacAATTTATGCGGCTACCTGGGAAATTTATagcattttcctcattttaagTAAATCTGCAAAGCCTcacacataaaataaaaaaggttgtTGGGCTAATCAGGAAACACATGTCATGTCTGGTCAGGTTTGCCTAAAAGTGTTAAAGTAAGCGCTGTCATCTACTCGCAAATTACGGTGTCTCTCACTTTTACACTTTGTGATCGGCCGGCCGCGTCTTCCTATGAAAACCGCaccaaacaaataattttataatacgCGCGGCCGGGCGGGCAACAAAAATGCTCTGcttcttttacatttttattgccggCGGACTGGAGGAAATGGAAGCAGGCTCGCGAGATATCACAGCGGACGGTGGCGGCCGCGGGCAATTGGGCCCCGACGAGTCTTAATTCACCTGCGCGCCGCTGCCGTATTTTTCGCCGgcgaaatatcattttaactACTTTTTGTCCGGCATTCTTCTGCACCGTCCACCAAAAGTTATGGCATCACGTGCGTGTGTTATTAAATTCTAAACACTCTCTTCTGATGCTTATCttgatttggaaataatttgtttgaacaCACAGACGcacacaaattatttcacatcCTGTCTTGTGGCACGCTCTCTATTTCTGCATGCAACTCGTCGAGCCTTCAGACCTTTCAATCATTCATTATGATGTTTGAAATTAGGCTAATTTCTCCATAAAATGACCTACGTGGAAAGGTCAAAATGGTCGAATTAAGCCATTCACGGCGGACCTCAATTTTAGCGACAACGTTTTAAGTGGTTCATGAATTTCAATGCATGCGTGCGGAGCTcgatgattaaaattatggaCTGCTAATTATAGCTTGGGAGGAAAAGACCCTTTCCgagtgtaaataaaattatgataatcTCGACTATTtcccaaaatgaaattaatttaaataccagATTGGTCGGGAGTTTCTTCACTCGAACGCATCGTCAGCGATGTAATTATCGATTGTTAAGATTCCAGCGTGCAGGAAGGAAAAGGCCGATCCATCTTTTAGGGAAGTGCATGGCAGGTGAAAAAAATGCGGAGGAATCCAATGAATCGAGAGGGAAGGACATGTTAACcgcaattgaaataataacggCAGTGAATTCCATCCCATCGCGGCTCGTGCAATTATTTCCTCGGAGGTTAAATCCACTGGgttaataaaacaaacagcTCCCGCGAGACACGTGCTCGCGTTTGTATGATTATTTGTCATTAGTGCGCGCGGGGTGCTGTCGACCGCAGTCGTTTGTTTGCGCTTCTTTGACTCAAATTGGCCCCTGCGCGACTCGATAATGACTATCATGCGCGCGTCGCAAACCATTGTTTTGCCGGCATCGCGGCAAAAATTGGTGTTATTGATTCCGAGATTAATTTTCGTATACCTGCCTGGCGTTGATCGCCCTGCGGAAATTCTATTTCTCTGAAACGCAGTTTATTGTCCGAAAAAGCGTAACCATAAAACAGCCCAGCTTGATACTTTTTGAATACAATGTCACAATCTTGGCAGGCATGAAAACGAATTTCCATCTCCGGGCCAGGTCGTTGAATTTTACGACCGAAAATGTGGTTTAATTGAGCTGAATATGTAATTcgattattcatttaaatacatttacatGCTAATGtgtcaataaaatgtttattagaAGATAATAAGAGGGAGCGAACGGGTTATTGGACGAGGCCGGTGCGCGAAATAATGTTGCCGTCTCCTCCGGCGGTGCCTCTGCCACGCGGctgattggaaattttaactctcgCAATTGCTCCATTTGGTTAATCGAATCCATCTACGATTGTTATCGGCTTAGCGATAGTTTTATGGATCATACATGAATTTTGATGAGCTTAAATCACCGAgccgaaattaaattgcaaaagtgTTGATTGGCGAATGTAAATTAAGATTATTTAATGCGTACTAAATCGTTCTTGTGCTTCACTTTTCAGCCGTTTATTTTCCCTCATTAATGATCGCTATCTGCCGCAACTGTTCATCcagataaaaaatctaaatacacaaatttcctgcaattaaaaattagtctTTGGTGTTTCCTCCTTGGCTTTTCCGGTGACACACGCGCCGAAGAAACAAACAATGGCACGCTTTTCTTTGCTCGCAATGTGTCATCTCGCGATCGTAATCTTTCTTACAAGAGTGCATCGGCCCACTTCACCTTTTTACAACGCGCTCGCCTTCGGCCTTTCCTAGCTGCATGCTCGCGTCGCGTGACGCGTACATTTGAATGTCGGTGCGTGTACCGAAAACGGGCAGATGCGCCTTTCTGACTGGAAACTTCGGGGATCGGCTTCGCCTGAGCTGCCCACAGGGGCCACGGGTGGTCCTTGTTGCGAGACGTGACGGCTCGATGAGTACCAGCGTTTTGCGCGCGGGTGACAGCTTTTTGACATGATAATCGCCACTAATGCGACCGCAAAACCGACAAGTCTCGTAATTGGTCATGAGACGAGTTATTCTCGTTAAATTGTAGCGGGACCAAGTCTTAATCGGTACCTATTCTTTGaattattagaaattaaatagtgtttttgaacctctgctcagccgggtcccaataacagaGTCCTCAGAGGAGCTTGGAGTCAAtcgtggccatcttttcgccatAATCCTcctctttgattgaaacgccagaaaactactggaaaggtgcgaaaaccagcaagtggcttCTACCCGCCAGTTGAGCTATTCAAGCATTTCCTGTCACTATACATTTGCCATCTCTAACTTTGCTTAGAATTCCTAACAACGGGCTAGTCGGAATCAACGCGATATTACTTTTGGATCTGGATTGCATTTCCATAAAAGAATAAACCCACTCTTGGTCCAGCTCGTCAGGTATTTTTATATgcataaacatttttgaaactgTTCAGAgtgtaatgaaattttccgAGAACAAAGCAGCCGCACTTTTTGCCCTTGAAGAGAGGCACATGTTTGAAAAGAGTGACGAACAACTTTCTGaaaggaatttcaaaaatgaacTCGAGCTCTTGGGGGTTTTCTTCTTAGCAGAATCCGTTTCATTACGGTCCCTGTCATTTCACTGGAGAATtgaaaggagagagagagcgatctgatatgatttttattgatggAAGTAAAGCGACGCCAACTTGTCAGAGAATTAATTAGCATTCTTCGGGCCGCTGTTTTATGGGCATCGCTCGCTCATTTTCATCAACcagcaaataattacaaaccACTCAATTAAACCCGACAAAGACGCGGCGGCTGTCCCGTGGTAATTTCAAAGCAGCACTTCCCGTCAAAATACATCTCCGAGTCG
This window encodes:
- the Poxn gene encoding paired box pox-neuro protein isoform X2; amino-acid sequence: MPHTGQAGVNQLGGVFVNGRPLPDCVRRRIVELALLGVRPCDISRQLLVSHGCVSKILTRFYETGSIRPGAIGGSKTKQVATPTVVKRILRLKQENPGLFAWEIRESLLSQRVCDPLTIPSVSSINRVLRNAGATTDADLAAMHGGARTPPVTLMQSHERQPNSPPDLKAAMAAAVARRSSPFIPAFNPNDQQQNERLVAALQLHQAAVAAAAARVAATARNSSPPPLTSAAWGSEHKTPEEAPAKKNPYSIEELLRREPSRRPQRPAPLVMSASGQPVVLVQCIGGTVSSADLPPLSPSSSC
- the Poxn gene encoding paired box pox-neuro protein isoform X1, which codes for MGTKRKIFSGQAGVNQLGGVFVNGRPLPDCVRRRIVELALLGVRPCDISRQLLVSHGCVSKILTRFYETGSIRPGAIGGSKTKQVATPTVVKRILRLKQENPGLFAWEIRESLLSQRVCDPLTIPSVSSINRVLRNAGATTDADLAAMHGGARTPPVTLMQSHERQPNSPPDLKAAMAAAVARRSSPFIPAFNPNDQQQNERLVAALQLHQAAVAAAAARVAATARNSSPPPLTSAAWGSEHKTPEEAPAKKNPYSIEELLRREPSRRPQRPAPLVMSASGQPVVLVQCIGGTVSSADLPPLSPSSSC